One window of the Buchnera aphidicola (Shivaphis celti) genome contains the following:
- the mutY gene encoding A/G-specific adenine glycosylase: MKSWQFAQHIINWQHQNGRKNLPWQNTNDPYIIWISEIMLQQTKTETVIPYFNKFIQKFKNIKTLTRSNLDTILYLWSGLGYYKRAYNIYKTAQIATKNYRSCLPNNFHHLIKLPGIGKTTAGAILSLSQNFYFSILDGNVKRVLVRFYNIDPKEKKSILTKILWKKIDQLTPVHNTRTFNQGMMDLGALICRYKNPICNLCPIKKNCKYQKNNQFHRQVIKLKKINKKIFFLILQYKEYILLVKRKKNSIWKNLFCFPEFLSQKKIDEWIKKKKNI, encoded by the coding sequence ATGAAATCTTGGCAATTTGCACAACATATTATTAATTGGCAGCATCAAAATGGAAGAAAAAATCTGCCATGGCAAAATACTAATGATCCATATATAATATGGATTTCAGAAATCATGTTACAACAAACAAAAACAGAAACCGTAATACCATATTTCAATAAATTTATTCAGAAATTTAAAAATATTAAAACACTTACACGATCTAATTTAGATACAATATTATATTTATGGAGCGGTCTAGGATATTATAAAAGAGCATATAATATATACAAAACTGCTCAAATTGCAACGAAAAATTATCGATCTTGTTTACCAAATAATTTTCACCATCTTATAAAACTTCCAGGAATCGGAAAAACAACTGCAGGAGCAATTTTATCATTATCACAAAATTTTTATTTTTCCATATTAGATGGAAATGTTAAACGTGTTTTAGTAAGATTTTATAATATTGATCCAAAAGAAAAAAAGAGTATATTAACAAAAATATTATGGAAAAAAATTGATCAACTTACTCCAGTACATAACACTAGAACATTTAACCAAGGAATGATGGATTTAGGAGCATTAATATGTCGATATAAAAATCCAATATGTAATTTATGTCCAATAAAAAAAAATTGTAAATATCAAAAAAATAATCAATTTCATCGACAAGTAATTAAATTAAAAAAAATAAATAAAAAAATTTTCTTTTTGATTCTACAATATAAAGAATACATTTTGTTAGTAAAAAGAAAAAAAAATAGCATATGGAAAAATTTATTTTGCTTCCCAGAATTTCTCTCCCAAAAAAAAATAGATGAATGGATAAAAAAAAAAAAAAATATTTAA
- a CDS encoding oxidative damage protection protein — MKLIFCKYFKKKLQGMEHQLYPGEIGEKIYKNISQKAWKIWISKQTKIINENNLDMTNEKHYKMIENYMKEFLFKK; from the coding sequence ATGAAATTAATATTTTGCAAATATTTTAAAAAAAAACTTCAAGGCATGGAACATCAACTATATCCGGGGGAAATAGGAGAAAAAATATATAAAAACATATCCCAAAAAGCATGGAAAATTTGGATTTCTAAGCAAACAAAGATAATTAATGAAAATAATTTAGATATGACAAACGAGAAGCATTATAAAATGATTGAAAATTATATGAAAGAATTTCTGTTCAAAAAATAG
- the sbcB gene encoding exodeoxyribonuclease I, with the protein MFNFLFYDYESFGIHPALDKPAQFACVRTDIDFNIVEKSRYFFCYPPNDYLPEPDSILITGITPQYTRKHGINEFFFSRKIFSILNKKNTCILGYNNLNFDDEITRNIFYRNFLDPYSWSWKNNNSRWDVLSLVRACFVLSPRNISWPKNKYGGISFKLQDLTKVNNISHKAHDALSDVYATIDLIKLIKIKKIELFNFFFKYRLKKNIIKLITSQYGTPLIYISNIFGISRNYFTCITPIFWSDLNSNMLIFFDLYMDYQRLLDFLKKKHVQDIQVSHLFKLGVNFLYVNKCPILVPYDYFSTLKFLKCGIDINVYLKQSRKIHLNNKIVSKIKMIFSNYIYQYQKDNVDLKIYDNFFSTHDKNQMKKIHFMDVKDTKNIKFTFKDKKLNEMLLRIYARNFSYLLNNDEFNYWMQYRCRIFNKKCLLEYFKKIDQLILLHYDNFKYLKLLILLKRYVFSLLI; encoded by the coding sequence ATGTTTAACTTTTTATTTTATGATTATGAGTCATTTGGTATTCATCCTGCATTAGACAAACCTGCACAATTTGCTTGTGTTAGAACAGATATAGATTTTAATATTGTAGAAAAAAGCAGGTATTTTTTTTGTTATCCTCCAAATGACTATTTACCTGAACCAGATTCTATATTAATTACAGGTATTACTCCACAATATACTAGAAAACATGGTATTAATGAATTTTTTTTTTCAAGAAAAATTTTTAGTATTTTGAATAAAAAAAATACATGCATTCTTGGTTATAATAATTTAAATTTTGATGATGAGATTACTAGAAATATTTTTTATCGTAATTTTTTAGATCCTTATTCATGGTCATGGAAGAATAATAATTCTCGATGGGATGTTTTATCCCTAGTTCGTGCTTGTTTTGTTTTATCTCCTAGAAATATCTCTTGGCCAAAAAATAAATATGGAGGTATAAGTTTTAAATTACAAGATTTAACAAAAGTGAATAATATTTCTCATAAAGCACATGATGCATTATCTGATGTATATGCAACAATTGATTTAATTAAATTAATTAAAATAAAAAAAATAGAGTTATTTAATTTTTTTTTTAAATATCGTTTAAAAAAAAATATTATAAAATTAATTACAAGTCAATATGGAACTCCTTTAATATATATATCTAATATTTTTGGGATATCAAGGAATTACTTTACTTGTATTACTCCTATTTTTTGGAGTGATTTAAATTCTAATATGTTAATATTTTTTGATTTATATATGGATTATCAGCGTTTATTAGATTTTTTAAAAAAAAAGCATGTACAAGATATTCAAGTTAGTCATTTATTTAAGTTAGGTGTTAATTTTTTATATGTGAATAAATGTCCTATACTTGTTCCTTATGATTATTTTAGTACTTTGAAATTTTTGAAATGTGGAATTGATATAAATGTATATCTAAAACAATCAAGAAAAATTCATTTAAACAATAAAATTGTTTCTAAAATAAAAATGATTTTTAGTAATTATATTTATCAATATCAGAAAGATAATGTTGATTTAAAAATATATGATAATTTTTTTTCTACTCATGATAAAAATCAAATGAAAAAAATTCATTTTATGGATGTAAAAGATACAAAAAATATTAAATTCACTTTCAAAGATAAAAAATTAAATGAAATGTTACTGAGAATATATGCAAGAAATTTTTCTTATTTATTAAATAACGATGAATTTAACTATTGGATGCAGTATAGGTGTAGAATATTTAATAAAAAATGTTTATTAGAATATTTTAAAAAAATTGATCAATTAATTTTATTACATTATGATAATTTTAAATACTTAAAATTATTAATTTTATTAAAAAGATACGTTTTTTCTTTGTTAATATAA
- the dut gene encoding dUTP diphosphatase — protein MNTIQLKVLDPRIGKDFSFIKYQTAGSSAIDLYAMVEKKTDIYPKEVVLLKTGIAIFIQNPFITAIILPRSGLGHYHGIILGNSIGLIDSDYQGELMVSIWNRHSKKFSIFPGDRIAQLLFVPIIKPKFQIVNNFRKTERNTKGFGHTGI, from the coding sequence ATGAATACAATACAATTGAAAGTTTTAGATCCCAGAATAGGAAAAGATTTTTCATTTATTAAATATCAAACTGCAGGATCTTCTGCAATAGATTTATATGCTATGGTTGAAAAAAAAACAGATATTTATCCTAAAGAAGTAGTTCTATTAAAGACAGGTATTGCAATTTTTATTCAAAACCCTTTTATTACTGCTATTATTTTACCCCGTTCAGGATTAGGTCATTATCATGGAATTATATTAGGTAATAGCATTGGTTTAATTGACTCAGATTATCAAGGTGAATTAATGGTTTCAATTTGGAATAGACACTCAAAGAAATTTTCGATTTTTCCAGGAGATCGAATTGCACAATTGTTATTTGTTCCAATTATTAAACCGAAATTTCAGATAGTTAATAATTTTCGAAAGACGGAAAGAAATACAAAGGGGTTTGGACATACTGGTATTTAA
- the rplI gene encoding 50S ribosomal protein L9 — MKIILLKDIHGIGRFGDIAYVAAGYARNYLIPYGKALLASQKNMEKFEIQKKDFLLKEQIKIQNSYKRIKEIKSFSPIKIHAKSSETGKLFGSISLKDILSVILSLGIKVNKNEIIMQDSVIRYIGKYNIIFQPHKEVSCYITIYVISEKS, encoded by the coding sequence ATGAAAATTATTTTGTTAAAAGATATACATGGAATAGGTAGGTTTGGTGATATTGCTTATGTTGCAGCCGGATATGCTAGGAATTATTTAATTCCTTATGGTAAAGCATTATTAGCAAGCCAAAAAAATATGGAAAAGTTTGAGATTCAAAAAAAAGATTTTTTACTGAAAGAACAAATTAAAATTCAAAATTCATACAAAAGAATAAAAGAAATTAAGAGTTTTAGTCCAATTAAAATACATGCTAAATCTAGCGAAACGGGAAAATTGTTTGGTTCAATTAGTTTAAAAGATATTTTAAGTGTAATATTATCTTTAGGTATTAAAGTTAATAAGAATGAAATTATTATGCAAGATAGTGTTATTCGTTATATTGGAAAATATAATATTATTTTTCAACCACATAAAGAAGTTTCATGTTACATTACGATTTATGTTATTTCAGAAAAGTCATGA
- the rpsR gene encoding 30S ribosomal protein S18 — MARYFRRRKFCRFTVEKIPYVDYKDITMLKNYITENGKIVPSRITGTSAKYQKQLSKAIKCARYLSLLPYTDQHR, encoded by the coding sequence ATGGCACGTTATTTTAGAAGACGGAAATTTTGTCGTTTTACAGTCGAAAAAATTCCATATGTTGATTACAAAGATATTACTATGTTAAAAAATTATATTACAGAAAATGGGAAAATTGTACCAAGTCGTATTACAGGAACATCTGCTAAATATCAAAAGCAACTATCTAAAGCAATAAAATGTGCTCGATATCTTTCTTTGTTACCGTATACAGATCAACATCGTTAA
- the rpsF gene encoding 30S ribosomal protein S6, whose product MRHYEIILMIHPDQTIDQVINIINEYKKFVKKHSGIIHRLEDWGRRQLSYAIKKLHKAHYVLLNIELNTDSMVQLKEKLYFDSVIIRNLIIHMKNSIKTVSPMLKLKDEKKRY is encoded by the coding sequence ATGCGTCATTATGAAATTATACTTATGATACATCCTGATCAGACTATAGATCAGGTAATAAATATTATTAATGAATATAAAAAATTCGTTAAAAAACATTCTGGAATTATACATCGCTTAGAAGATTGGGGTAGACGGCAACTATCTTATGCAATTAAAAAACTGCATAAAGCACATTATGTATTATTAAATATTGAGTTAAATACAGATTCTATGGTGCAATTAAAAGAGAAATTATATTTTGATAGTGTCATTATTCGTAATTTAATTATACATATGAAAAATTCAATAAAAACTGTTTCTCCCATGTTAAAACTAAAAGATGAAAAAAAAAGATATTAA
- a CDS encoding adenylosuccinate synthase, which produces MRKNIVVLGLQWGDEGKGKIVDFITQTAHYVVRYQGGHNAGHTIVVENKKIILHLIPSGILNDHVTCILGNGVVISIQDLINEINMLSQLGISIKNRLMISQNCSLVLPYHVNMDIFREHVLGVDCIGTTKKGIGPAYEDKIARCSIKMYDLYDTTILLKKLKFMINDYNKKLINNNTCDQINHQIIFNSLIKYQDYFKDMIVDVPSILESAYQNKKNIVFEGAQGALLDIDHGTYPYVTSSNTTIGGVFTGSGANLKYINKIIGVTKAYCTRVGSGPFLTELKDDIGIYLCHKGKEFGSTTGRKRRTGWLDLVLLSRMIMINSVTSICLTKLDVLDDLLEIKLCISYQDSYTLRKIKNPFSLFNLKNILPVYKSFPGWRKNTVGVNKFDNLPNEAQDYVCYINQYLKMFGASIDVISTGPGRFDTIIIHPLM; this is translated from the coding sequence ATGAGGAAAAATATTGTTGTTTTAGGATTGCAATGGGGTGATGAAGGTAAAGGGAAGATAGTGGATTTTATTACCCAGACTGCTCATTACGTTGTTCGTTATCAGGGTGGGCACAATGCTGGTCATACAATAGTGGTAGAAAACAAAAAAATTATTTTACACTTAATTCCATCGGGTATTTTGAATGATCATGTAACTTGTATTTTAGGTAATGGAGTTGTTATTTCGATACAAGATTTAATTAATGAAATTAACATGTTATCTCAATTAGGTATTTCGATTAAAAATCGATTAATGATATCACAGAACTGTTCTTTAGTTTTACCCTATCATGTCAATATGGATATTTTTCGAGAACATGTTTTAGGAGTAGATTGTATTGGAACAACAAAAAAAGGAATTGGTCCAGCATATGAGGATAAAATAGCCCGTTGTAGTATTAAAATGTATGATTTGTATGATACAACTATACTATTAAAAAAATTGAAATTTATGATTAATGATTATAATAAAAAATTAATAAATAATAATACATGTGATCAAATTAATCATCAGATTATTTTTAATAGTTTAATAAAATATCAAGATTATTTTAAAGATATGATAGTAGATGTTCCTTCTATATTGGAATCTGCTTATCAAAATAAAAAAAATATTGTTTTTGAGGGAGCACAAGGTGCATTATTAGACATTGATCATGGAACATATCCATATGTTACTTCTTCGAATACAACAATTGGAGGTGTTTTTACGGGTTCTGGAGCGAATTTGAAATACATAAATAAAATTATTGGTGTTACAAAAGCATATTGTACTCGTGTTGGATCTGGTCCATTTTTAACAGAATTAAAAGATGATATTGGTATATATTTATGTCATAAAGGTAAAGAATTTGGTTCCACTACTGGTAGAAAAAGAAGGACTGGATGGTTAGATTTAGTGTTATTATCAAGAATGATTATGATAAATTCTGTAACTTCAATTTGTTTGACTAAATTAGATGTATTGGATGATTTATTAGAAATTAAATTATGTATTTCGTATCAAGATAGCTATACGTTACGTAAAATTAAAAATCCATTTTCTTTATTTAACTTGAAAAATATTTTACCAGTGTATAAATCATTCCCAGGATGGAGAAAAAATACAGTTGGAGTAAATAAATTTGATAATTTACCAAATGAAGCACAAGATTATGTTTGTTATATTAATCAATATTTAAAGATGTTCGGTGCTTCTATAGATGTTATTTCTACTGGACCAGGACGTTTTGATACAATTATTATACATCCACTTATGTAA
- a CDS encoding anthranilate synthase component 1: protein MNQLNESSVVEIIQINTIYRVNPAAVFHKICGDKKLSLLLESAEINKKNQLKSMMIIDTAIRITAYNRKVVLQSFSKNGQNILEKMSSVIPKTVLVHYHSESLTLIFPTSVSTLDEDVKLRELSIFDCFRFILKLLKPNMLYENAIFFGGLFSYDLVSTFEPLPIIPSIHQCPDFCFYLSEVLLIMDHLNQTSVLQGSVFFQDKHEKLRITQRMLNIKNELKNKPKSITNFKIPYSAVKMNFSDEEYKKIVRDMQLYIQSGEIFQVVPSRKFFLPCPYPLSAYYTLKLNNPSPYMFFMQDIDFTIFGASPESALKYNPENRKIEIYPIAGTRPRGFDQDGQLDLDLDSRIELEMRTNQKELSEHIMLVDLARNDLAKICIPGTRFVSQLTKVDRYSHVMHLVSKVVGKLQYDLDALHAYSACMNMGTLTGAPKIRAMQIISEVEKVKRGSYGGAIGYFTGFGTLDTCIIIRSAYVENQIAVIQAGAGIVLDSIPNEESIESKNKAQVVLNSIIQSNYKKDIL, encoded by the coding sequence ATGAATCAATTAAATGAAAGTAGCGTCGTGGAAATCATACAGATAAATACAATATATAGAGTAAATCCAGCTGCAGTATTTCACAAAATTTGCGGTGATAAAAAATTGAGTTTACTATTAGAATCTGCAGAAATAAATAAAAAAAATCAATTGAAGAGTATGATGATTATTGATACTGCAATACGTATTACGGCATATAATCGCAAAGTAGTATTACAATCTTTTTCAAAAAATGGACAAAATATATTAGAAAAAATGAGTTCTGTTATACCAAAAACAGTGTTGGTACATTATCATTCTGAATCTTTGACATTAATTTTTCCAACATCTGTTAGTACATTAGATGAAGATGTTAAATTACGAGAACTATCTATTTTTGATTGTTTTAGATTTATTTTAAAATTATTAAAACCTAATATGTTATATGAAAATGCAATTTTTTTTGGAGGATTATTTTCATATGATTTAGTTAGTACATTCGAGCCTTTGCCGATTATTCCAAGTATACATCAATGTCCAGATTTTTGTTTTTATTTATCAGAAGTTTTATTGATTATGGATCATTTAAATCAAACAAGTGTTTTACAGGGAAGTGTTTTTTTTCAGGATAAACATGAAAAATTACGAATTACTCAAAGAATGTTAAATATTAAAAATGAATTAAAAAATAAACCAAAAAGTATTACTAATTTCAAAATTCCATATTCTGCAGTGAAAATGAATTTTAGTGATGAAGAATATAAAAAAATTGTAAGAGATATGCAATTGTATATTCAATCAGGTGAAATATTTCAGGTTGTACCATCAAGGAAATTCTTTTTACCATGTCCATATCCTTTATCTGCATATTATACTTTAAAATTAAATAATCCTAGTCCGTATATGTTTTTTATGCAGGATATAGATTTTACAATTTTTGGTGCATCTCCAGAGAGTGCATTGAAATATAATCCTGAAAATAGAAAGATTGAAATTTATCCTATAGCAGGAACTCGTCCTCGTGGATTTGATCAAGATGGACAATTAGATTTAGATCTTGATAGCAGAATTGAATTGGAAATGCGAACAAATCAGAAAGAATTATCTGAACATATTATGTTGGTAGATTTAGCTAGAAATGATTTAGCTAAAATTTGTATTCCTGGAACTAGATTTGTTTCACAATTAACTAAAGTAGATCGTTATTCTCATGTTATGCATTTAGTTTCCAAAGTTGTTGGAAAGTTACAGTACGATTTAGATGCATTGCATGCTTATTCTGCTTGTATGAACATGGGAACATTAACTGGTGCTCCAAAAATTAGAGCTATGCAAATTATTTCAGAAGTGGAAAAAGTTAAACGAGGAAGTTATGGAGGAGCTATTGGTTATTTTACAGGATTTGGCACATTAGATACCTGTATTATTATTCGTTCAGCATATGTTGAAAATCAAATTGCTGTAATTCAGGCAGGAGCTGGAATTGTTTTGGATTCTATTCCTAACGAAGAATCTATAGAAAGTAAAAATAAAGCGCAAGTAGTTTTAAACTCTATTATTCAATCTAATTATAAAAAGGATATTTTGTGA
- the miaA gene encoding tRNA (adenosine(37)-N6)-dimethylallyltransferase MiaA has translation MYIKNHCYHIKNKNFLIFLMGPTASGKSKIAMILRNFLPVELISVDSALIYKDMDIGTSKPSQFELYHHPHRLINLLDPKNFYSAFDFRKDALNEIQKILRNNKIPLLVGGTMLYFHFLLYGSDQLPKSNIVLRKKLLYEVHDKNSDFLYQYLLHIDFDSAKDIHPHDIQRIIRAIEIYLLTGKKMSFLIKEMTTAIPYDIIQFGIFPQKDILHKNIKNRFYHMLHQGFEREVWKLFNRNDLSFFSPGMRCIGYREMWMYFLKMISYNEMIKKSIISTFHLAKKQITWLKKWKNIIFIHDSDIKKIISLVLKKIYEKYCF, from the coding sequence ATGTATATTAAAAATCATTGTTATCATATTAAGAATAAAAATTTTTTAATTTTTTTAATGGGTCCAACAGCTTCTGGAAAATCAAAAATAGCTATGATATTAAGAAACTTTTTGCCAGTAGAATTAATTAGTGTAGATTCTGCATTAATTTATAAAGATATGGATATTGGAACATCAAAACCCAGCCAGTTTGAATTATATCATCATCCTCATCGATTAATTAATCTATTAGACCCTAAAAATTTTTATTCTGCTTTTGATTTTAGAAAAGATGCTTTAAATGAAATTCAAAAAATATTAAGAAATAATAAAATTCCTTTATTGGTCGGAGGAACAATGTTATATTTTCATTTTTTATTATATGGTTCAGACCAATTACCGAAATCAAATATAGTACTGCGGAAAAAGTTGTTGTACGAAGTACATGATAAAAATAGTGATTTTTTATACCAATATTTGTTACATATCGATTTTGATTCTGCAAAAGATATTCATCCTCATGATATTCAAAGAATTATACGTGCTATAGAAATATATTTATTAACAGGAAAAAAAATGAGTTTTTTAATCAAAGAAATGACGACTGCTATTCCTTATGATATTATACAGTTTGGTATTTTTCCACAAAAAGATATACTTCATAAAAATATTAAAAATCGTTTTTATCATATGTTACATCAAGGATTTGAAAGAGAAGTTTGGAAATTATTTAATAGAAATGATTTAAGTTTTTTTTCTCCTGGAATGAGATGTATTGGATATCGTGAAATGTGGATGTATTTTTTAAAAATGATTAGTTATAATGAAATGATTAAAAAATCTATTATTTCTACATTTCATTTAGCAAAGAAACAAATTACATGGTTAAAGAAATGGAAAAATATTATTTTTATTCATGATAGTGATATAAAAAAAATCATCTCTTTAGTTTTAAAGAAAATTTATGAAAAATATTGTTTTTAA
- the pgi gene encoding glucose-6-phosphate isomerase: MKNVIPIHTNSWKKLTIHFEKIKDIHLIDFFKNDNKRYQRHSFLFQNKILIDMSKNRIDSETISLLLELAEEMNLSNQISSMFTGEKINFTENRSVLHTALRNLGESSIFVDGVDVMPKISFVLNKMKTFSEKIIHGKWKGYSGKKIRNIVNIGIGGSDLGPKMVTMALNPYRNHLNVFFLSNIDSTELFNFLKVNDFETTIFLISSKTFTTKETITNATIIKDCFLKRNNCIKSMEKHFFAITANITAALDFGIVKNNIFQLWDWVGGRYSLWSSMGLSIVLSIGFDNFIKLLRGAYDMDMHFQYEKLSNNIPVLLGLIGIWYNNFFHSETELIVPYDQYLSEFPSYIQQSSMESNGKNIDKNGNHVLWNTSPVIWGSVGINGQHSFYQLLHQGTRLIPCDFIASIFSHHPIQNNQEILLSNFFAQTHALAFGNFFQKNMNYKNNCIENEIYVEKFKYFEGNRPSNSFLLKKLDPYSLGALIALYEHKIFTQGIILNICSFDQWGVELGKKISDDIFNSLLYRTRSVNYDSSTNSLIKFYHDYKVHK, from the coding sequence ATGAAGAACGTGATTCCAATTCATACCAATTCATGGAAAAAATTAACCATTCATTTTGAAAAAATAAAAGATATACATTTAATTGATTTTTTTAAAAATGATAACAAACGATATCAACGACATTCTTTTTTATTTCAAAATAAGATCTTAATCGATATGTCAAAGAATAGAATTGATTCAGAAACTATATCATTATTATTAGAATTAGCAGAAGAAATGAATTTGTCTAATCAAATATCTTCGATGTTTACTGGGGAAAAAATTAATTTTACTGAAAACCGATCAGTATTACATACTGCGTTAAGAAATTTAGGGGAAAGTTCTATTTTTGTTGATGGTGTAGATGTTATGCCAAAAATATCATTTGTTTTAAATAAAATGAAAACATTTTCAGAAAAAATTATTCATGGAAAATGGAAAGGTTATTCTGGAAAAAAAATTAGGAATATAGTAAATATAGGTATTGGAGGATCTGATTTAGGTCCGAAAATGGTGACTATGGCTTTAAATCCATATAGAAATCATTTAAATGTATTTTTTTTGTCAAATATTGATAGTACAGAATTATTTAATTTTTTAAAAGTGAATGATTTTGAGACTACAATATTTTTAATATCTTCTAAAACTTTTACTACAAAAGAAACTATTACGAATGCTACAATTATTAAAGATTGTTTTTTAAAAAGAAATAATTGTATAAAAAGTATGGAAAAACATTTTTTTGCTATTACTGCTAATATTACAGCTGCTTTAGATTTTGGTATTGTGAAAAATAATATTTTTCAGTTATGGGATTGGGTTGGTGGAAGATATTCCTTATGGTCATCGATGGGATTATCTATTGTTTTATCTATAGGTTTTGATAATTTTATTAAATTATTACGCGGTGCATATGATATGGATATGCATTTTCAATATGAAAAATTGTCTAATAATATTCCTGTTTTATTAGGATTAATAGGTATTTGGTATAATAATTTTTTTCATTCTGAAACAGAACTGATTGTTCCCTATGATCAGTATTTGTCTGAATTTCCCTCTTATATTCAACAAAGTTCTATGGAATCAAATGGAAAAAATATTGATAAAAACGGAAATCATGTTTTGTGGAATACTAGTCCAGTTATTTGGGGTTCTGTTGGTATTAATGGGCAACATTCTTTTTATCAGCTATTACATCAAGGAACAAGATTAATTCCTTGTGATTTTATTGCCTCTATTTTTTCTCATCATCCTATTCAGAATAATCAAGAAATATTATTATCAAATTTTTTTGCTCAAACCCATGCTTTAGCTTTTGGAAATTTTTTTCAAAAAAATATGAATTATAAGAATAACTGTATAGAAAATGAAATATATGTTGAAAAATTTAAATATTTTGAAGGAAATCGTCCAAGTAATTCATTTTTATTAAAAAAATTAGATCCATATTCTTTAGGTGCATTAATTGCATTATATGAACATAAGATATTTACTCAAGGTATTATTTTGAATATTTGTAGTTTTGATCAATGGGGAGTGGAGCTTGGTAAAAAAATTTCTGATGATATTTTTAATAGTTTATTATATCGCACAAGAAGTGTAAATTATGATTCTTCTACTAATAGTTTAATAAAATTTTATCATGATTATAAAGTTCATAAATAA
- a CDS encoding Hsp20 family protein, with amino-acid sequence MPYHSISFHPTLTNSLFSNRFNQIDKIFSTLTGEKPLSELPDYNLIKINEQTYQLTLTVPGYKENELDISITKNQLIISGKCNYENQKIKKIKYIHQGIQKRDFSITFNINQPIKIHQAKLKNGLLKINFEYEHPESKKIKKIHIQTK; translated from the coding sequence ATGCCATATCATTCAATATCATTTCATCCAACACTAACTAATAGTTTATTTTCTAATCGATTTAATCAAATCGATAAAATATTTAGTACTTTGACAGGAGAAAAACCATTATCTGAATTACCTGACTACAATTTAATAAAGATTAATGAACAAACGTATCAATTAACACTTACTGTACCAGGGTATAAAGAAAATGAACTAGATATTTCTATTACAAAAAACCAATTAATTATCTCCGGTAAATGTAATTATGAAAATCAAAAAATAAAAAAAATAAAATATATCCACCAAGGAATTCAAAAGAGAGATTTCTCCATCACCTTTAATATAAATCAACCAATTAAAATTCATCAAGCAAAACTCAAGAATGGATTATTAAAAATAAATTTTGAATATGAACATCCAGAATCAAAAAAAATAAAAAAAATTCATATTCAAACAAAATAA
- the orn gene encoding oligoribonuclease, giving the protein MINKNNLIWIDLEMTGLNPNIHKIIEIATVITTQQLNILSVGPSIPIYQNKKIIGLMNNWNKTIHKKNNLLNKIKNSQYQEIDAENETLNFIKQWVPYQCSPMCGNTISQDRRFLVKYMPRLASYFHYRHIDVSTLSELAKRWNPKILKLLKKNNKHTALFDIYDSINELKFYKKKFIKK; this is encoded by the coding sequence ATGATCAATAAAAATAATTTAATATGGATAGATCTAGAAATGACTGGATTAAATCCAAATATTCATAAAATAATTGAAATTGCTACAGTTATTACCACTCAACAATTAAATATACTATCCGTTGGTCCATCAATCCCTATATATCAAAATAAAAAAATCATTGGACTAATGAACAACTGGAATAAAACAATACACAAAAAAAACAATTTATTAAACAAAATAAAAAATAGCCAATACCAAGAAATAGATGCTGAAAACGAAACTTTAAATTTTATTAAACAATGGGTACCATATCAATGCTCTCCAATGTGTGGAAATACAATTAGTCAAGACAGAAGATTTTTAGTAAAATATATGCCAAGACTTGCATCTTATTTTCATTATCGACATATCGATGTCAGTACTCTATCAGAATTAGCCAAACGATGGAATCCAAAAATATTAAAACTACTTAAAAAAAATAATAAACATACAGCATTATTTGATATTTATGATTCTATTAATGAACTTAAATTTTACAAAAAAAAATTTATAAAAAAATAA